A region of the Dyadobacter sp. CECT 9275 genome:
GGGCAGCAACAATTCGAACTGGATAGAAGAATTAGCTGGAGGATCTTGGACTACCCCCGAAACCACCAGCGGCTTCCCAAGCCTGTCGGCAGAAGGGTCGGCATCCAGCTGCAGCAATTTACCAACAACATCTACCGAATTAAAAAACCTGAGAGCCGTTTTTTCTGTAAGTACCACCGAGTTTATATCACGGAGAACCCTTCCTTTATCACCCCGTATCAGGTCGAAAGTAAAGACATTAAAAAAGCGGTCATCCACATACAGAGGCCTCATTCTGAAAGCACTATTTCCGGCCCGTACATCACTATATATTTTACCGCCCATCACCCGGGTTATTCCCTTAATTTCAGGGATATTAGCCTTAAAAACCGGCCCCTGGACCTGACCCGTTCCTCCTGTAAGTTCCCTCTTTCCGTCACGAGTTGTGACCAGCGAAGTAGTTACTCTGTACAGATTGGGATTGTTGGAATGGAATTGATCAAAACTGAACTCATCCTGTACATACAAAATGGCCAGTATGACAGACGCGATGCTCAGTGTCATCCCAAATACATTTATCCATGTATTAACCCGCTCTTTCAGTACGTTACGTAAGCCAATTTTTAAATAATTTACAATCATTTTCAATTCCGGTTATCAAAACAGAACGTTTGCAACTTAATATAAAACATTATATTTCAAACTGTTATCATTGATTAAAGTACTTGATCAGGCATAACTCACTATTCGCTTTTCAGAGATTTTACCGGATCTGCAAGCGCGGCCTTTACACTTTGAAAACTGACCGTCAGCAATCCGATACCTGTTGCGATACTACCCGCCATCACAAATACTCCCCATTCTATTTCAATTTTATAGGCAAAGCGTTCTAACCATTGGTGCATCACCCACCAGGCCAGCGGCGTGGCCAGCAAAATGGCAATCAGTACCAGTTTCATGAAGTCCTTTGACAAGAGCATAATAACTCCCGCAACGCCTGCTCCTAATACTTTACGTATTCCGATCTCTTTCGTTCGTCGTTCAGCCGTAAAAGTTGCCAACCCAAATAACCCCAGTCCGGCAATTACGATGGCCATAATAGTAAGCACGGTAATGATTCGCCCGGTTTCTACCTCCTGGGCATACATACGGCAGTAAGTATCATCCAGAAAGGCATATTCAAAAGGTTTGGCCTTTTTATAGCTGTCATAAATTTCCTTTAAGGCGGTTATCGTTTCCGGAACAGATGCTCCCCTGGCTATTTTGACATACAGATAATTGCGAAAGGTGGTATCATTCCCGATGAAGAGCGCCATCGGCTGGATCCTCTCCGTTAAATTTGCATAGTGAAAATCTTTCACCACCCCCGCAATTTCCTTCTTCATTCCATTGCCTAAGTCGAGTGTTTGCCTGTAATTTCCGGCATTAACTCCCAGCTCCCTGGCCGCGGCCTCATTAATAACAATCCGATTATCTCCGCTAAAATCAATGTTACCATGACCAGGAAACGCCCATCTGATATTCATCGTCTTCATGAATGCTTTGTCCACCGGGAAGGTATTGACCTTGGTCATTAAATCGGTATCAAGCCTTTTAAGCTGCCAACTGTTCATGTATTGATCATACATTAAAAGATTTGAGGAGGTTACCGACTCCACACCCTTTACCAGGCCGATTTCTTCCTTCACAGCCTTATAATGTTTATCCATACCATCCTCCGAATCCAAAAAAACGGTAAGTATCTGGTCTCTTTTAATGCCAGTATCTTTTTGAAAAAAGAAATCCAGTTGCTTTCCCATCAGAATAGAACCGATTATCAGCGCAATGGATATGGTAAACTGGAAAACGGTCAGGCTGCTTCTGATTTTTACGGTTCCACGGTCCGACAAGGCCCCTCCTCTCAATACCACGGCAGGTACAAATCCCGACAACAAAAGTGCAGGATAGCTGCCGGAAAGGAACACGTTTACCAGCCAAAAAAGTGTAGCAGGAATCAGGAAATAATGACTGAATAAAAAAGATCCATC
Encoded here:
- a CDS encoding ABC transporter permease; the encoded protein is MLSNYLKIAWRTFWKNSVVGTVNLLGLSLGLAVTLLVILYVTHEYSFDRFHKNESRIVLAEFRHYEGNKQHRISTLSYGFGQTVKNAAPGVEDFGRITERDFGSKLVQSDAGHAFYEPDFRFADAGFLRLFSFELVSGDPREALSRPSTVLLTETMARKYFGDIPPIGKTITYDKTHRLEVTGVLKDPPGNSSFQFGFLADLHTRRAIEISGYQAVMNHETAKQWIDNIGTGGGYETYFLLHAHADRHKIAGLIPGLLTETEKIRGNKDSYQLLPLSELHFSLRFPGLQQRVTVFTVIGGLILILALINYVNLSTARATLRNREVSVRKVVGAARGALVIQFYLESALHVTLACGMAVLFFIVLQPLFYQTLHLKIDGSFLFSHYFLIPATLFWLVNVFLSGSYPALLLSGFVPAVVLRGGALSDRGTVKIRSSLTVFQFTISIALIIGSILMGKQLDFFFQKDTGIKRDQILTVFLDSEDGMDKHYKAVKEEIGLVKGVESVTSSNLLMYDQYMNSWQLKRLDTDLMTKVNTFPVDKAFMKTMNIRWAFPGHGNIDFSGDNRIVINEAAARELGVNAGNYRQTLDLGNGMKKEIAGVVKDFHYANLTERIQPMALFIGNDTTFRNYLYVKIARGASVPETITALKEIYDSYKKAKPFEYAFLDDTYCRMYAQEVETGRIITVLTIMAIVIAGLGLFGLATFTAERRTKEIGIRKVLGAGVAGVIMLLSKDFMKLVLIAILLATPLAWWVMHQWLERFAYKIEIEWGVFVMAGSIATGIGLLTVSFQSVKAALADPVKSLKSE